A region of Streptomyces sp. TG1A-60 DNA encodes the following proteins:
- a CDS encoding phage Gp37/Gp68 family protein, with the protein MGDRSTIEWTEATWNPTTGCDRISPGCDNCYALTLSRRLKAMGVAKYQADGDPRTSGPGFGLTPHPDALAIPRQWRAPRMVFVNSMSDLFHAKVPLDFVRQVFQVIAETPQHTYQLLTKRARRLRRVAGELDWPSNLWMGVSVEDAEHLDRVDDLRQVPAAVRFLSCEPLLGPLTGLHLGGIGWVIAGGESGPHHRPVEEEWLVDIRDACNDAGVPFFFKQWGGRSPKSGGRELDGATWDEMPPRLPVAAH; encoded by the coding sequence ATGGGCGATCGCAGCACAATCGAGTGGACCGAGGCGACCTGGAATCCCACCACAGGATGCGACCGGATCTCCCCCGGGTGTGACAACTGCTACGCCTTGACGTTATCCAGGCGTCTCAAGGCCATGGGCGTTGCCAAGTACCAGGCTGACGGGGATCCCAGGACATCCGGCCCGGGCTTCGGCCTCACCCCTCACCCTGACGCACTGGCCATTCCCCGCCAGTGGAGGGCCCCACGGATGGTCTTCGTCAACTCCATGAGCGACCTCTTCCACGCCAAGGTCCCCCTGGACTTCGTCCGGCAGGTCTTCCAGGTGATCGCCGAGACTCCCCAGCACACCTACCAGCTACTGACCAAGAGAGCCCGCAGGCTGCGACGTGTGGCCGGCGAACTCGACTGGCCCTCCAACCTGTGGATGGGCGTCTCCGTCGAAGATGCAGAGCACCTGGATCGTGTCGACGACCTTCGACAAGTTCCCGCAGCCGTGCGCTTCCTGTCCTGCGAGCCGCTGCTCGGTCCACTTACCGGTCTGCACCTGGGCGGCATCGGCTGGGTTATTGCCGGCGGGGAGTCCGGGCCCCACCATCGGCCCGTGGAGGAGGAGTGGCTGGTGGACATCCGCGACGCCTGCAACGACGCCGGAGTGCCCTTCTTCTTCAAGCAATGGGGTGGCCGCAGCCCGAAGTCAGGGGGCCGCGAACTCGATGGAGCGACCTGGGATGAGATGCCACCCAGACTGCCTGTCGCAGCCCATTAA
- a CDS encoding three-Cys-motif partner protein TcmP, producing the protein MAVPKDAVWERDPHTAAKHDLLKRYLEAWAPILLSRLDVISYAEGFAGAGVYKQGEPGSPVIAYEVFAEALNRFPKRMRVILMEEDARRVKELQHQIELARSRQTDDITRRIAVDIRHGDFHPALLQRLRSIGALGKPLFVLLDSFGGPDIPFSLLQELGRHPSTEVMVTFEPSFLTRFAEKHDGHRQLGDEAFGSQEWQGVFQQSPSRKFTFLREQYRNTLRQAGFTHTLYFEMVDEGGRMLYLIFGTQHELGLEKMKDAMWKVDPSYGVRYRDPRDTQQQMLDLVFEPDTAPLRRILHDFISETPGGRTIPELKRYALLETVYRPAQVIEAIRQLREAGAVTTEPRAINAKTRVSLATTPPTTRPSAEQGALW; encoded by the coding sequence GTGGCCGTACCGAAGGATGCCGTGTGGGAACGCGATCCGCATACGGCGGCCAAACATGACTTATTGAAGCGGTATTTGGAAGCCTGGGCGCCGATTCTGCTGTCACGGCTCGACGTGATCAGTTACGCCGAAGGCTTCGCGGGTGCCGGCGTCTACAAGCAGGGCGAGCCCGGCTCCCCGGTCATCGCTTACGAAGTCTTCGCCGAGGCTCTGAACAGGTTCCCGAAACGTATGCGCGTGATCCTCATGGAGGAGGACGCCCGGCGCGTCAAAGAGTTACAGCACCAGATAGAGCTCGCCCGCTCCCGGCAAACGGACGACATCACCAGACGAATAGCGGTCGACATACGTCACGGAGATTTCCACCCGGCTCTCCTGCAGAGGCTGCGGAGCATCGGCGCATTGGGGAAGCCTCTCTTCGTCCTGTTGGACAGCTTCGGCGGACCCGACATCCCCTTCTCGCTCCTCCAGGAGCTGGGGCGCCATCCCAGCACCGAAGTGATGGTGACCTTCGAACCCAGCTTCCTCACCCGGTTTGCCGAGAAGCACGACGGCCACCGCCAGCTCGGCGACGAAGCCTTCGGCAGCCAGGAGTGGCAAGGCGTCTTCCAGCAGTCTCCCTCACGCAAGTTCACCTTCCTGCGCGAGCAGTACCGGAACACGCTGCGCCAGGCAGGCTTCACGCACACGCTGTACTTCGAGATGGTCGACGAGGGCGGCAGGATGCTCTACCTGATTTTCGGCACCCAGCACGAACTGGGGCTGGAGAAGATGAAGGACGCCATGTGGAAGGTGGACCCTTCGTATGGCGTCCGCTACCGCGACCCCAGGGACACCCAACAGCAGATGCTTGATCTCGTATTCGAACCGGATACGGCTCCGCTGCGACGGATCCTGCACGACTTCATCTCCGAAACGCCCGGCGGGCGAACCATCCCCGAGCTCAAGCGATACGCCCTCTTGGAAACCGTCTACCGGCCCGCCCAAGTGATCGAGGCCATCCGGCAGCTGCGTGAGGCGGGCGCCGTGACGACGGAACCTCGTGCCATCAACGCCAAGACGCGAGTGAGCCTGGCGACGACACCGCCCACTACCCGTCCGTCAGCCGAGCAAGGCGCCCTCTGGTGA
- a CDS encoding CrcB family protein: MNWLMVIAGALVGAPLRYLTDRAVQARHYTVFPWGTFTVNVAACVLLGFLTGATTATTVPAAVQHLIGLGLCATLSTYSTFSFETMRLTETGAGLLAATNAIASVVAGLTAAFLGTALAHATLT; this comes from the coding sequence GTGAACTGGCTGATGGTCATCGCCGGCGCCCTCGTCGGCGCCCCGCTGCGCTACCTGACCGACCGGGCCGTCCAGGCCCGCCACTACACCGTCTTCCCCTGGGGCACCTTCACCGTGAACGTCGCCGCCTGCGTCCTGCTCGGCTTCCTCACGGGCGCCACCACCGCGACGACCGTGCCCGCGGCCGTCCAGCACCTCATCGGCCTCGGTCTGTGCGCGACGCTCAGTACCTACTCGACCTTCTCCTTCGAGACAATGCGCCTGACCGAGACCGGCGCCGGACTCCTCGCCGCCACCAACGCGATCGCGAGCGTCGTCGCCGGCCTGACCGCCGCCTTCCTCGGCACCGCCCTGGCCCACGCGACGCTCACCTGA
- the crcB gene encoding fluoride efflux transporter CrcB, with product MHFDDQPDHHPAHRSEPADPPTGRQAEPVDPDTAVDPWPPQRDPGPRRRQAEILGAIAAGGVIGACARYGATLLWPTAPGTFPWTTFWINVTGCAAMGLLMVLITERTTAHPLVRPFLSTGLLGGYTTFSTYAVDAQHLIDDGQAGTALLYLAATLAAALLAVWATAALTRLVAPPRPARDGGRA from the coding sequence GTGCACTTCGATGACCAGCCCGACCACCACCCGGCACACCGCTCGGAGCCCGCCGACCCGCCCACCGGCCGCCAGGCCGAACCGGTCGACCCGGACACCGCCGTCGACCCGTGGCCCCCACAGCGAGATCCCGGCCCACGCCGCCGCCAGGCCGAGATCCTCGGGGCCATCGCGGCGGGCGGGGTGATCGGCGCCTGCGCCCGCTACGGCGCCACCCTCCTGTGGCCCACCGCGCCCGGCACGTTCCCGTGGACCACGTTCTGGATCAATGTCACCGGCTGCGCCGCCATGGGCCTCCTCATGGTGCTGATCACCGAACGGACCACCGCCCACCCCCTCGTGCGGCCCTTCCTCAGCACCGGCCTCCTCGGCGGCTACACCACCTTCTCCACGTACGCCGTCGACGCCCAGCACCTGATCGACGACGGACAGGCCGGCACCGCGCTGCTGTACCTAGCCGCCACCCTGGCCGCCGCCCTCCTCGCGGTCTGGGCCACGGCCGCGCTCACCCGGCTGGTGGCCCCGCCCCGCCCCGCCCGCGACGGAGGCCGCGCGTGA
- a CDS encoding pyridoxal phosphate-dependent aminotransferase — translation MSNVSKASAARISRRAQDVAPFYAMEFAKQAAALAAQGHDVVKLSLGEPDFGAPPAVRDAMREAMDGRPMTYTAALGLPALREEIARFYGERHGVEVDPARVVVTAGASAALVLATAALVDPGDEVLIADPSYPCNRQIVESFGADVTLVPTTAASRFQLDAASVRSHWTDRTRGVMVATPSNPTGTSVPADELAALCDLARERGAWRLVDEIYLDLGDHDERGRPPASALSYDPDAVVINSFSKYFGMTGWRLGWCVVPEPLVPAVERLAQNYFLCASTPAQHAALACFTPESLAVCEARRVEFGERRALVLDGLARIGLPVPVPPDGAFYVYFDVRGTGLTSWQFCERALREAHVALTPGRDFGTHTAETHVRLSYAASADDLREGIARLGKFMATLR, via the coding sequence ATGAGCAATGTGAGCAAGGCGAGCGCCGCACGGATCTCGCGGCGTGCCCAGGATGTCGCCCCCTTCTACGCCATGGAGTTCGCCAAGCAGGCCGCCGCGCTGGCCGCCCAGGGGCATGACGTCGTCAAACTCAGCCTCGGCGAACCGGATTTCGGCGCACCTCCGGCCGTGCGGGACGCGATGCGGGAGGCCATGGACGGGCGGCCGATGACGTACACGGCGGCGCTCGGGCTGCCGGCCCTGCGGGAGGAGATCGCCCGGTTCTACGGCGAACGGCACGGCGTCGAGGTCGACCCGGCCCGGGTCGTCGTCACGGCCGGCGCCTCGGCCGCGCTGGTGCTGGCCACCGCCGCCCTCGTGGACCCCGGCGACGAAGTCCTCATCGCCGACCCCTCCTACCCCTGCAACCGGCAGATCGTCGAGAGCTTCGGCGCCGACGTCACCCTCGTCCCCACCACCGCCGCGAGCCGCTTCCAACTGGACGCGGCGTCGGTGCGCTCGCACTGGACGGACCGGACGCGCGGTGTCATGGTCGCCACCCCCTCCAACCCGACCGGCACCTCGGTACCGGCCGACGAACTCGCCGCCCTCTGCGACCTCGCCCGTGAACGCGGCGCATGGCGCCTCGTCGACGAGATCTACCTCGACCTCGGCGACCACGACGAGCGGGGCCGGCCGCCGGCGAGCGCGCTGTCGTACGACCCGGACGCCGTCGTCATCAACAGCTTCTCGAAGTACTTCGGCATGACCGGCTGGCGACTCGGCTGGTGCGTCGTCCCCGAACCCCTCGTGCCGGCCGTCGAACGCCTCGCCCAGAACTACTTCCTCTGCGCCTCCACCCCAGCCCAGCACGCCGCCCTGGCCTGCTTCACTCCCGAGTCCCTGGCGGTCTGCGAGGCCCGCCGCGTCGAGTTCGGCGAGCGGCGGGCGCTGGTGCTCGACGGGCTGGCCCGGATCGGGCTGCCGGTCCCCGTGCCGCCCGACGGGGCCTTCTACGTCTACTTCGACGTCCGCGGGACCGGCCTCACCTCGTGGCAGTTCTGCGAACGGGCCCTGCGGGAGGCACACGTCGCCCTCACCCCCGGCCGGGACTTCGGCACACACACCGCCGAGACCCACGTCCGGCTCTCCTACGCGGCCTCGGCGGACGATCTGCGCGAGGGGATCGCCCGGCTGGGGAAGTTCATGGCCACGCTGCGGTGA
- a CDS encoding helix-turn-helix transcriptional regulator, with the protein MQSYTIGQAARLLGVSPDTARRWADAGRVATRRDESGRRLVDGRDLAAFSVELATDVGGEDDVPYTSARNAFPGIVTAVKLGDVAAQVEIQAGPHRLVSLLTREAVEELGLEVGMEATARVKSTNVHIDRT; encoded by the coding sequence ATGCAGTCCTACACGATCGGTCAGGCCGCGCGGCTGCTCGGGGTCAGCCCCGACACCGCGCGACGATGGGCGGACGCGGGCCGGGTGGCGACCCGGCGCGACGAGAGCGGGCGCCGGCTCGTGGACGGGAGGGACCTCGCGGCCTTCTCCGTGGAGCTGGCCACGGACGTCGGCGGCGAGGACGACGTGCCGTACACGTCGGCCCGCAACGCCTTCCCCGGCATCGTCACCGCCGTGAAACTCGGTGACGTGGCCGCCCAGGTCGAGATCCAGGCGGGCCCGCACCGCCTGGTCTCGCTGCTCACCCGGGAGGCCGTGGAGGAACTGGGACTGGAGGTCGGCATGGAGGCCACGGCCCGCGTGAAGTCCACGAACGTGCACATCGACCGGACGTGA
- the modA gene encoding molybdate ABC transporter substrate-binding protein yields the protein MLNRPALRTAATSATALLTLSACSSSDDTSARSGSPKLSGTVTVFAAASLQESFTALGKRFEKDHPGTKVTFSFGGSDSLAAGITGGAPADVFASASPRTMEIVTDAGDASGAPATFVRNRLEIAILPGNPDRIGSLKDLARSGLKVVLCDEDVPCGAAARKALDAGGLRLTPVSYEQDVKAALTKVGLKEADAAVVYRTDVRAAGDKVEGVEFPESAGALNDYPIALLKNAPNASAAEAFVELVRSAEGQRVLTGAGFLKP from the coding sequence GTGCTGAACCGTCCCGCGCTACGGACCGCAGCCACCAGTGCCACCGCGCTGCTGACCCTCAGCGCCTGCTCCTCCTCCGACGACACCTCCGCCCGCTCCGGCTCGCCGAAGCTCTCCGGCACGGTCACCGTGTTCGCCGCCGCCTCACTCCAGGAGAGCTTCACGGCGCTGGGGAAGCGGTTCGAGAAGGACCATCCCGGCACGAAGGTGACGTTCAGCTTCGGCGGCAGCGACTCCCTCGCCGCCGGCATCACCGGCGGCGCCCCGGCGGACGTGTTCGCCTCCGCCAGCCCCAGGACGATGGAGATCGTGACGGACGCGGGCGACGCCTCCGGAGCGCCCGCCACCTTCGTACGCAACCGGCTGGAGATCGCGATCCTGCCGGGCAACCCCGACAGGATCGGCTCCCTGAAGGACCTCGCCCGGTCGGGGCTGAAGGTCGTGCTGTGCGACGAGGACGTGCCGTGCGGTGCCGCGGCGCGGAAGGCCCTGGACGCCGGTGGCCTCCGGCTCACCCCCGTCTCGTACGAGCAGGACGTCAAAGCGGCCCTGACGAAGGTCGGGCTGAAGGAGGCGGACGCCGCGGTCGTCTACCGGACCGATGTGCGGGCCGCCGGTGACAAGGTGGAGGGCGTGGAGTTCCCCGAGTCGGCCGGCGCCCTCAACGACTACCCGATCGCCCTCCTCAAGAACGCGCCCAACGCGTCCGCCGCCGAGGCGTTCGTCGAGCTGGTGCGTTCCGCCGAAGGTCAGCGGGTCCTGACCGGTGCCGGGTTCCTGAAGCCGTGA